One window of the Delphinus delphis chromosome 20, mDelDel1.2, whole genome shotgun sequence genome contains the following:
- the LOC132417042 gene encoding interferon lambda-3-like, protein MHAGPSSSTTDGARAPCTESYPLDPQGGPPAVTAAPLDLLPSPRQPPSWKFQALHGNTSYRASPSPPRRPPSPHLLSFLNTDVAPGCRLLLVLMTVAPSGTGAVPVPSPLGALPGARGCHMAQFKSLSPQELQAFKRAKDAFEESLLQKDWNCSSRLFPRTRDLRQLQVWERPVALEAELALTLNVLEATANSSLDHILDQPLHTLHHIHSKLQACVPARPTAGPRPRGRLHHWLHRLQEAPKKESRDCLEASVVFNLFRLLTRDLKCVASGDQCV, encoded by the exons atgcatgcaggaccTAGTTCCTCTACCACGGATGgagcccgggccccctgcacagagtcttacccactggacccccagggaggtCCACCTGCTGTTACAG CAGCACCCCTGGACCTTCTGCCGTCTCCTAGACAGCCTCCCTCTTGGAAGTTCCAGGCTCTTCATGGCAACACCTCCTACAG agcctccccctcccccccgcgacgccctccctcccctcaccttCTGTCCTTCCTTAACACAGACGTGGCCCCCGGCTGCAGGCTGCTGCTGGTGCTGATGACTGTGGCGCCGAGCGGGACAGGAGCGGTTCCTGTGCCCTCACCCCTCGGGGCCCTCCCAGGTGCAAGGGGCTGCCACATGGCTCAGTTCAAGTCTCTGTCCCCACAAGAGCTGCAGGCCTTCAAGAGGGCCAAGGATGCCTTT GAAGAGTCGCTCTTGCAGAAGGACTGGAACTGCAGCTCCCGCCTCTTCCCCAGGACCCGGGACCTGAGGCAGCTGCAG GTGTGGGAGCGCCCCGTGGCCTTGGAGGCGGAGCTGGCCCTGACACTGAATGTCCTGGAGGCCACGGCTAACTCATCCCTGGATCACATCCTGGACCAGCCCCTTCACACGCTGCACCACATCCACTCCAAGCTCCAGGCCTGT gtCCCAGCTCGGCCCACAGCAGGCCCCAGGCCCCGGGGCCGCCTCCACCACTGGCTGCACCGGCTCCAGGAGGCCCCGAAGAAG GAATCCCGGGACTGCCTCGAAGCCTCTGTCGTGTTCAACCTCTTCCGCCTCCTCACCCGGGACCTGAAATGTGTTGCCAGTGGAGACCAGTGTGTCTGA
- the LOC132416486 gene encoding interferon lambda-4-like — protein MGPSGAAAVAVGLWFLVTVGVAADPEVVEPPRRFLSHYRSLDPRALLAIKALRDRYEEETLSWRPRNCSCRRRRDPPRPSSRALLRQVARGLADAQEVLSSLPSPELFPGVGPTLELLAAAGRDVAACLELVRPGSPRKSLRRPRRRPQTRTADSPRCHEATVIFNLLRLLAWDLRLVAHSGPCL, from the exons ATGGGGCCGAGTGGCGCAGCCGCGGTGGCTGTGGGGCTGTGGTTCTTGGTGACGGTGGGCGTGGCAGCGGACCCCGAAGTGGTGGAGCCTCCGCGCCGCTTCCTCTCACACTACCGCTCCCTGGACCCCCGGGCGCTGCTGGCCATCAAGGCACTGAGGGACCGCTAT GAAGAAGAGACGCTGAGCTGGAGGCCGCGCAACTGCTCGTGCCGCCGGAGGAGGGACCCTCCGCGGCCTTCC TCCCGTGCGCTGCTCCGCCAGGTGGCCCGCGGCCTCGCCGACGCCCAAGAGGTGCTGAGCAGCCTGCCGAGCCCCGAGCTGTTCCCCGGCGTCGGCCCGACCCTGGAGCTGCTGGCGGCCGCGGGGCGGGACGTGGCGGCCTGC CTCGAGTTGGTCCGGCCAGGCTCCCCGAGGAAGTCCCTGCGGAGGCCCAGGAGGCGTCCCCAAACTCGCACAGCT GACTCGCCTCGGTGCCACGAAGCCACCGTCATCTTCAACCTCCTGCGCCTGCTCGCGTGGGACCTGCGGCTGGTGGCGCACTCGGGTCCTTGTCTGTGA